The following proteins come from a genomic window of Branchiostoma floridae strain S238N-H82 unplaced genomic scaffold, Bfl_VNyyK Sc7u5tJ_1328, whole genome shotgun sequence:
- the LOC118407372 gene encoding monocarboxylate transporter 13-like yields the protein MGTLFGRKWGPPVDPPDGGWAWMVALAGFVVSACSYGVLRSVGVFFVTWQDYFSMKAAETGLIQSIITGVLNLAAPIAGALSNRFGCRVVVMVGGVISSAGFVLSLWASSPLHLYVTVGFLTGFGYSLSVTTTMATIGRYFTTHRLRANSLASIGGSFVSFAFPPLFQYLMDEYTWRGALVLIGGIVLQVVGFGALVRPILLKGDARLQKNLGKVQQPSAQSSRFLENNTGKYSLTKVMVDKIGSVLDIRLLTEPRFSLFCVAVFLFGFGRFVPNIYIVPRARAFGVEEYPSAFLLSILAIGDIVGRALVGLLPEWPTFRRADQFAMNIFLMGVATLFAPLAKTYVTMAVYSACYGLLMGGCVPLLYTAIAEIGGANRMSSALGIIMFLRGAGNLAGPPFSG from the exons ATGGGCACTTTGTTCGGAAGGAAGTGGGGACCGCCCGTTGATCCACCAGACGGAGGATGGGCGTGGATGGTCGCCCTGGCTGGTTTTGTTGTGAGCGCATGCTCGTACGGAGTGTTACGGTCCGTGGGAGTGTTCTTTGTGACTTGGCAGGACTACTTTTCTATGAAAGCCGCTGAAACTGGTCTCATACAGTCCATAATCACCGGCGTCCTGAACCTGGCAG CACCAATCGCTGGAGCTCTGAGCAACAGGTTTGGGTGCAGAGTTGTGGTCATGGTTGGCGGAGTGATATCCTCAGCAGGATTCGTGCTCAGCCTGTGGGCCTCGTCACCCTTGCATCTCTACGTTACCGTTGGGTTTCTGACAG GGTTTGGATACTCCCTGTCCGTGACCACTACCATGGCAACAATAGGACGATATTTTACCACTCACAGACTTCGCGCCAACAGTTTGGCGTCCATAGGTGGCAGCTTTGTATCTTTTGCGTTCCCTCCGTTGTTTCAGTACCTGATGGACGAGTACACCTGGAGGGGTGCTTTAGTTCTTATCGGAGGGATTGTTCTTCAGGTAGTGGGGTTTGGGGCATTGGTAAGACCCATTTTGCTGAAAGGTGACGCCAGGTTGCAAAAGAATCTAGGAAAGGTCCAACAACCTTCAGCACAAAGTAGCAGATTTTTAGAGAACAATACAGGGAAGTACTCTTTAACCAAAGTTATGGTGGACAAAATAGGTTCTGTCTTAGACATCAGGCTGCTGACAGAACCACGTTTTTCACTAttttgtgtggctgtttttctGTTCGGATTCGGTCGATTCGTTCCTAATATCTACATCGTTCCACGAGCTCGGGCTTTCGGTGTCGAAGAATATCCGTCAGCCTTTCTGCTGTCCATCCTCGCTATAGGAGATATCGTTGGCCGGGCGTTAGTAGGTCTTCTGCCGGAGTGGCCGACGTTTAGACGTGCGGATCAGTTCGCTATGAACATTTTCCTTATGGGAGTGGCCACCTTATTCGCGCCTCTTGCAAAAACCTACGTCACCATGGCAGTGTACAGTGCGTGCTATGGTTTACTCATGGGCGGTTGCGTGCCGCTCTTGTACACTGCTATTGCAGAAATCGGGGGAGCCAACAGGATGTCGAGTGCTCTTGGGATCATCATGTTCTTACGAGGGGCAGGGAACCTCGCAGGACCCCCTTTCTCGGGTTAG